The nucleotide sequence catccaaaacaaaaataatacttttgaAAACTAGTGACTTtatcaatgttatttttaatcttctcaACAACAATATGAGATGTTgttctcacattaaaaaaaaggtaGGGGTGAGAGAGGAAAGAATAAGAGGAATACAGAGGATTTTTTAGGGCAGTGAGACTGCTCtgcatgatactataatggtaaaTACATGTCATCATATagttgtccaaacccatagagtatacaccaccaagagtgaaccctaaagTAATCTGATAATGGTATATCATTGtaggttcattaattgtaacaaatgttctACTCTGATGGGAGAAGTTGACAATTGGTGAGGCTGAACATGTGTGAGGGCAGGAGGGATGTGGGAAATCTCTGTATTTCCTGCTTAGTTTTGCTGtcaacctaaaactgctctaaaaataaagtctgttaaaaagaaaaaagacaaatggaaaatagaataagagaagatgagATTTTGCAGATTTGTCTTTCTTCTAATGTAAGGGGCAGCAGACAATTATTTCCACCTGCATGAAAACATGGACTTCAAGCCCATCTTTCAGAGACACATAGTGACTCAAATGATGTTAACCCAATAAGTTATAAGTAATATAAAAGAGATGATAAATTAcaagcatttttgtttttcattgctgatatttttatatacatgctTAGGTAAAAGAATATTGCCGCAATGACTGGTCTATGTGGAAAGTCTTCCTGGCTTGTCTCTTAGCCTGTGTGATAATGACAGCAATTGGAGTACTTATAATATGCTTGGTGAATAACAAAGGATCTGCCAATTCCTCCATTGTTATCCAGCTATCCACAAATGATGGAGACTGTGTGACTGTCAAACCTGGAACACCCTCTCCTACTTGTCCACCTACAATGAACACCACTTCAACTGTACCTGCAAGTACAGCCACTGAAACTACAACTTCAACAGCTACAGCTGCCACCACTTCCACAGAACCTATAACTGTTGCACCTACCGATCAATTATAATTTGAACAGCCATAGCCATCACTTCAACTGAAACTTCAACCTCTACCACTTCAAATCAGTTTGCAACTATAATAGCTACTCCTATCACTTCAAGTGGAATCATGGCTGCAGTCACTTTAACAGACTCTATAACCGTTACAACTTCAACAAAATCAAGTCCTACTTCAACTTCAACTTACTTGACAACTCAAATAATCACCACTTCGACCATCTCTTTGACTGAATCAACAACTACATTCCCTTCAACTCAATCTGCAACCACTTCCACTTAACCTATAACTACTGTAACTTCTACTTAGCCTACAGTAACAATGCTCATCACTCTTTTCCAACAATGTATAATCTCCACCTATTCAtctgaggactaagctctgattttttatcttgcccaaattcctttCTAAGGGGtatggggagtcatgccctacaaaccataaattctcatcagatgggttttatttaaccctgtatattgtgacttactttctaatctgactctggcataacaagggaaaaaaatcaaaatgttttaccccaaaatatatttccttgccataccttgaaattgtcctgcaaagtctcttgtggAGAAACtccacattctatagagaatatcctttcccctttgttttccttcctttctttccagatccaggagataatcaactaagagccaggcacccttTTAGGTCTAATAAGAAACACtttacaacctgctctctctctgaagtctgctttcTGAGAgattcctctgcacaataaaacttgatCTCCACAgtcctttatcttaacctgaacattcctttccatggATCTCAGGTCTTCAAATAAACTAAACCAATTGTCAACAAGaacatgtttaaatttacctatagcctggaagccccaactttgagttgtcctgcctttctgaaccaagccaatgtatttcttaaatgtatttgattgatgtctcttATCtccctaaaaatatataaaaccaaactgtaccCTAGCCACTttggacacatgttctcaggacctcctgagggctgtgtcatgagccatggtcactcatatttggctcagaattaatctcttaaaatattttacagagtttgactctttttgtcaacacATCCGAACCTGCAACTACAAATGCCACCATTACCACTTAAAACTTGATAGAACTAGCATCAGTCATCAAAATAACCTGTTCTATATTAAGTTAACTTTTAGTTATCACCAGTAATACTAGCCTACAACTACTCGCCACACTCGCTGTTCCCcaaaattgaaattatacaatatgtgagtCTAGTTCTTGCTAACATAACATTATTGCCTAcattaaaagcttctgcaaagcaaagggaatgaaatgaaaaggcagcctgcagaataggagaaaatatttgaaaattatatatctaataagtggttaatatctaaaatatatcagGCATTCacataactcaatagcaaaaaaacaaataacctgatttaaaaatgggctaaaGATTGGAATATACATTTTCCcaaagaggacatacaaatggccaacaggtatgtgaaaaggTGGTTAACAGCACTAACCATCAGGGAATTTAGAgttaaaaccactatgagatatcacctcacagcTGTTAGtttgactattatcaaaaagtaaagagataacaaatgttattgaggatgtggagaataagggacccttgtacactgttggtgagaatgtgaattAATAAAGCCATTATGGacaatagtatggaggttcctcaaaaaattaaaaacagaactaccatatgatccaacaatcccactgcttGGTATGAAATCAgtgtcttgaagagatatctgcacttccatgttcacttcagtattattcacagtagtcaaGATATGGGACCAATCTAAGCttccatcagtgaatgaatggataaagaacatgttatatatatatatatatatatatatatatatatatataaaatatttgtctatATTCAgacttttaaaggctgaataatattccaatgtgtgcgtgtgtatacacACCATAAATTACAGCAATCAAGAGTGTTATATTGGTAAATGGAAAGAAGCATAGATCAATGGACCAGAATAGAGAATCTAGAAAGAGATCTACAAACATATGGTCAATTCAACTTTGACAAATGTccaaaggcaattcagtgggaaaagaatagtcttttcaatagtTGGTGCTGAACAATTGAGCAatcttatatacatacatacatatgtacatgtgtatataaagtataatgtacacacatgtacatatgtgtatatatatacacacaatttacatatatatgcacacaatttatatatatgatacatatatactatatatgtatgcacaatggaatactattcagcttttataaagaaggaaagcctgacatttgcaacaacatgaattaACTTGGAGTCTATTATGCTAAATAACATagaccagacacagaaagacaaatattgcttGATAttacttacatgtggaatctaaaatagtcaaacttagagaaacagagagtagaaaggtggttTCCAGTGGATGGTGGATAGAGAAAATAGGCAGATAcgggtcaaagggtacaaactatcagttataagatgaataagttccagagatctaatgtacagtatggtatctatagttaataataatgtattgcatacttgaaaattgctaaggtAATAGATCTCAAGTGTTCCCAACACGAACAcaagaaaaatgataattatgtcaggtgaaaaaatatgttaattagctcaattgcGGGAATCATTACAAAGGTATACTTATATGAAAACACCATATTGTATTCCTGGGAATTGCTgtgtttatgaaaaaaataaaacatgttttccaccttaagtatataaaatatacaaatttttcATCAATCATatcttaatctttaaaaaataaattaatatcaaaaaagaaatatattaatatatcagtaaatataataaaaatagattatattctccaccaataaaaataaaaaataagagaatccATAGAATCTTCAAAATAGCTTCTACAATTAACAAGTTGAGTGAAGGTGTAGGATGTAAAGTCAAcagacaaaaatcaattgtatttctatgtaCTATTAGAGTTGCTAGTACCATTTCCAATAGCACAAAACATGATATGCATAGATATAAATCTAACTGAATATGTGCAAGAGCTAtctgctgaaaactacaaagcacttttgaaagaaatcagagaagacctaaatagagaaatatactgtgttaatggattggaagagtCAATGTTGTGATGTTCAGATTTCTCCACATTGGTCTGGAGTTTCAgtgtaatcccaatcaaaatatCAGGAATATTTTCTGTGAAATCAAGAAACTGGTTTTAAACTTTATGTGGAAATGGGaaggaactagaatagctaaaacaattctgaaaaagaaaagctgaaagaatcACAGTAATGATTTCAAGACTTACCATAAATTACAGCAATCAAGAATGTTATATTGGTAAATGGAAAGAAGCATAGATCAGTGGACCAGAATAGAGAATCTAGAAAGAGATCTACAAACATATGGTCAATTCAACTTTGACAAATGTCCAAAGGCAATTCAGTAAGAAAAGAATAGTCTTCAATAGTTGGTGCTGAACAATTGGGcaattttatacacatacatacatatgtacaactGTCTAATTTTTCAGTGTATGTAAATAtgcatatctttttaaaagatcctTGACTCATACTTCCCACACTTtcaaaaagtaactcaagatagattatagacctaaatgtaaaacctaggACTAGGAAATTTCTATAAGAAAACGTAAGAGAAAATCTTCGTGGTCTTTGGTTTGGCAAACATTTCTTGTATTTGATAACAAAAgcacaattcataaaagaaaatgttataaattgACTCCACCAAAATTAGTAACTTTTCCTCCTCAAAAAACACTCtcagtaaaatgaaaatttgacctacaaattgggaaaaatatttacaaaatatctaACACTGGACTTATAGCTAGAATATATGCAGAATTCATACCAATAGACAAAAAGACAACCTATTAAAATAAGCGAATGATTTGAACAGACAATTCATCAAAGAAAACATATGCATGGCAAGTAACTACACAAAATGATGCTCATCATTATTAGtcattaaaaccacagtgagacataCTGCACTattataatagttaaaaaaaacaaaacaaaccaaaataagaAACCTTGACAGTAAAAAGTACTGAACAGCAAGTGCTAGCAAGGAGCAGagcagagtagctggaactgatGAGCACTGCCGGTGGGAAGCAAGGAAAGCATGAAaacagggaggaaggagagaaggaagaaggttGGTTCATTGGTTGGAGTAACCTTACCAGCAGGGTTTAAAGGGACCTTACTGGAATCTACTTAAGAAAGCCATGGCAACATCCCCCGATGGCAGCATCTGTGAGGCTCTTAAAGGTAGGAAGAGAATCTGAGTAACCTTAGCTGCAGATAAAGGAGCATGGGGTTAATGAAGGGGCAGAAGTATTTGACCTTGTCAGCCTCTGGGGTAAGGAAAAGACTCCTGGATGTGTTGAGATTGCTGGTAGTGCTAAGGACATTAGTAGAGTTTAATAGGGTCTTCAGCTACAGAAGGGCTGGAGTGAAGCTGAATACAGCACCCACCCCAAAAATTGTACATGCCCCTCATACAGTGAAGACCATATGGGTATAGGCCACCAGCAAAGGGTGAAGCTGTCTGGAATCACAGCTAAACCACTTTTGCCTTTGTTATCCTTCTTCCCTGCTCCCAACTGGTGGGAGCTAGAGTTTAtaagagagaaggggaagaggtGACTCAGATAAAAGATTCCCACACCCACATGATCTGTGTGCTATCCTTGGTACATCCTCAGTATCTTCGAGATACTGGAGAAAATAATATGGACCCagatggagaaaggaaggaaatgagtaGTGAATTGAATTTG is from Pan troglodytes isolate AG18354 chromosome 17, NHGRI_mPanTro3-v2.0_pri, whole genome shotgun sequence and encodes:
- the DYNAP gene encoding dynactin-associated protein isoform X1, which translates into the protein MVADIKGNEQIEKYSWREACDIGSSRMDRKHGKYILNVEHSENQPPITHPNDQEAHSSICWCLPSNDITSDVSPNLTGVCVNPGVLAHSRCLQSESCNTQVKEYCRNDWSMWKVFLACLLACVIMTAIGVLIICLVNNKGSANSSIVIQLSTNDGDCVTVKPGTPSPTCPPTMNTTSTVPASTATETTTSTATAATTSTEPITVAPTDQL
- the DYNAP gene encoding dynactin-associated protein isoform X2, whose protein sequence is MEYQLLDIKGNEQIEKYSWREACDIGSSRMDRKHGKYILNVEHSENQPVKEYCRNDWSMWKVFLACLLACVIMTAIGVLIICLVNNKGSANSSIVIQLSTNDGDCVTVKPGTPSPTCPPTMNTTSTVPASTATETTTSTATAATTSTEPITVAPTDQL